A genome region from bacterium includes the following:
- the ugpC gene encoding sn-glycerol-3-phosphate ABC transporter ATP-binding protein UgpC, whose protein sequence is MAEVILRDVWKIFPGEVVAAREINLAVADREFMVLVGPSGCGKSTTLRMVAGLEEITRGTVSIGGRIVNDVLPKDRDIAMVFQNYALYPHMTVFDNMAFGLKLRKYPKQEIRERVEEAAAILGITDLLGRKPRALSGGQRQRVAVGRAIVRRPAVFLFDEPLSNLDAKLRVAMRAEISRLHHKIQATMIYVTHDQVEAMTMGDRITVMKDGLIQQVDAPLALYERPANRFVAGFIGSPAMNFLSGRLEPEAGGLAFVGPAARLPLAPVHAERLRPQAGRAIVLGIRPEDIYGPDHVPALAAGRTLQAEVDVVEPMGNELFLYLQAAEGQLVARVDPRQGARVGDRLPITLDMGKAHYFDPQSDAVLA, encoded by the coding sequence ATGGCGGAAGTGATCCTGCGCGACGTCTGGAAGATCTTCCCTGGAGAGGTCGTCGCCGCGCGTGAGATCAACCTCGCGGTCGCCGATCGCGAGTTCATGGTGCTGGTCGGCCCCTCGGGCTGCGGCAAGAGCACCACGCTGCGGATGGTGGCCGGGCTGGAGGAGATCACCCGCGGGACGGTCAGCATCGGCGGCCGCATCGTCAACGACGTGCTGCCCAAGGACCGCGACATCGCGATGGTCTTCCAGAACTACGCGCTCTACCCGCACATGACCGTCTTCGACAACATGGCCTTCGGCCTCAAGCTGCGGAAGTACCCGAAGCAGGAGATTCGCGAGCGCGTCGAGGAGGCGGCCGCGATCCTCGGCATCACCGACCTGCTGGGGCGCAAGCCGCGCGCGCTCTCGGGCGGGCAGCGCCAGCGCGTGGCGGTCGGGCGCGCCATCGTGCGCCGGCCGGCGGTGTTCCTGTTCGACGAGCCGCTGTCGAACCTGGACGCCAAGCTGCGCGTGGCGATGCGCGCCGAGATCAGCCGTCTGCACCACAAGATCCAGGCGACGATGATCTACGTCACCCACGACCAGGTCGAGGCGATGACGATGGGCGACCGCATCACGGTGATGAAGGACGGCCTCATCCAGCAGGTCGACGCGCCGCTCGCGCTCTACGAGCGGCCGGCCAATCGCTTCGTGGCCGGTTTCATCGGCTCGCCGGCGATGAACTTCCTGAGCGGCCGCCTCGAGCCGGAGGCCGGTGGCCTCGCCTTCGTCGGCCCGGCCGCGCGCCTGCCACTGGCGCCCGTCCACGCGGAGCGCCTGCGCCCGCAGGCGGGCCGCGCGATCGTGCTCGGCATCCGCCCGGAGGACATCTACGGTCCCGACCACGTGCCGGCCCTGGCCGCCGGCCGCACGCTGCAGGCCGAGGTGGACGTCGTCGAGCCGATGGGCAACGAGCTCTTCCTCTACCTGCAGGCCGCCGAGGGGCAGCTCGTCGCGCGCGTCGATCCGCGGCAAGGAGCCCGCGTGGGCGACCGCCTGCCGATCACGCTCGACATGGGCAAGGCGCATTACTTCGACCCGCAGAGCGACGCGGTGCTCGCCTGA